The genomic window ttgtttaaaaaaaaacaatggattaaattttggtgctgatccagattatgatatagattatttttttaatcacgctgtggtCTTGActgaggtttgcactctctgagtgcttctagttttattatgtttctgGCTTCAAGTgatattttacctgtttctgTACCTGTATTTGatataaagcactttgtaaGTTAGCTTTTGAAAAGTTATCTACACATAAGAACGTGTTCACTTGTTACAGCGAGCCAGCGATGCCCGGGGCAGGTAGGGGGTGGCTGGGAGGAGACCGACAGCAACAACAGCTCCTCTCACAACTCTTCCCAAGAAATCGCCACCAATAGCAGGGCGTCTGTGGGCAGCAAGTCAGCTGGTACAAGGAGCCAATCAGGAGCCAGCAGAGAGAGCAACGGGGACCTCTCAGAACGGTCAGTGGATACGTTTACTAAAAGCGCTGACGTTAGTCCAAAGACAGGATTCAAATTAAAGTCTTAATTCTGGTTTAGACATGTTTGCACATGTAATCAGTTCATTATATCCTTATCCCTTAAACGCAGCTATATTCAGGTTTATTCTACACTCCAGaaatgggtttatttttgtgatgCCATCTTGTTTCGCAGTAGCTGATGGCGTGTTTTTAAAGTAGCAGCAGTGTGTTTCAAGGTATTGTGAAACTCTGGTTGAACATTaacattaactaaaaaaataaaaccctcagaTGAACTATATTAGACATATTTCACAGTGTCATCATTTatctaataaaaactgaagcacAATATAGAGGCATTGTGTAAAACTATCACGTTTAGCTTGTGATTCTAAATATTTGAAATGCTGTTGTTAAACAGAGGTTCAGTTTATCTCGTTTTAATGGTGTAAAAGACCCAAACTGATAACTACAGTAGTATTAACACTTCTGTCACCACCTTTATGGTTGGGGCTTCCATGATGGATCCTGAGCTCGGTACCGGTGAGTCTTTCTAAGCCAGAACCGGTGTAACTTTTTTGACTCGGAATCTGAAAATTTCAACAACTGAGGCTAAATAAGATCCAGTTAGATAAAGGATtctgttttaaagcatttacttttctgtaaaactttaaaaatcgTTTCGAATAGTCTCTGTTGTCCCTGTTCTGCAGGACAGAAGCCTTGCAGCTGGGTGACTGTGGACAGGAGACAACTCTCATTAATAAACTGACTGAGGGCTCCAGAGTTTTTCTGACCAGAGAGGAGAGTCAACAATTCCTCAAAGAGTCAGTATATCTTCCTTTGGTCTCTACTCGTCTTTTACAAAATCACAGCTCAATTTGTGCCCTGATTAATCCTCCAGGTGCTTCATTCTTAACTGTGAGGTTGTGATGGAGTTGCTCTCCAACAAGCTTCAAGATCCCTCGTACACCGTTAAAATGGTAACAGTGGGATGTTTTACtgatcagctttttatttatggCTTGAGTTTTCCCTGTTGTAACGTTGCTGTGCTCAAATCTTGCAGCGGGCCCTGAGTGCCGTTTCATGCTTCATGACGTCTGACCTTCTCTCCCTGGAGCAAATATTCGGAGCTACTCAGCGCAGACTTCGTCAGCTGAGCGAGGGACCTCCGGGGCCTGTGGCAAACAAGGCTACCAAGGTAAGAGGCAAAGTAAGAGAGAGCCGAGGACCAATAGGACAAAACTGCTCCAGATGAGGTGGCATTTGTGCGCTTATCTCCTTCTAACAGATCCTTCGGCAGTTTGAGGCTCTCATGGGTGGATCTCAGCACGCTGCCAGGCAGGACACGGTGAACAGCAGCCAGCAGGCAACAACTAATCAGCCTTACACGTCTGACAACTCCAAACTTTTTCAATCTGAGCCCATTTCTGCAGATGTCATCCAAACATCAAATCAGCCGTCTTCTCCTGATCTGGACCAGGCTTGGAGATGCTCAACAGAGATGATAAATGCTCCTGAAGAGGAGAAACTCACCGTCACTCAACAAGAGTCCGTAGATAATCCAGTAGAGCTAGTCAGGACTGCTGACGTAAAATCACCCTCTTCATATCCGGAGGTCATCAGAGACGGAAGTAGCCCCCTGTCACCTGACGCTGAGAGTGTGCCGTCCAGTCTGAGCAGACTGTCTCTGTTCAGGGGGATGGAGCTGGTCACCAAGGGGAGGATGCTGTGTGAAAGGGATACACCACATACTGAGTTTGAGGAAACGGAGGACAGCTTAGGTGTGACTGAAACCGTTCAGAACTCAAACTCATCCGTGACTTCTGTTAACACCAGTGAGGAAGTCACCTCAGGTTGTAATCCTGTTGGGTCGGATAAAACGCAGCCAGCGTCTGCTTTCTCATTTCTCAACTTTTGACCACCATCCCCATTCGTAGAACTGGGACTATTTTTAACAATGATGtcatcatgttgttttttccccccaccaagATTTTATCCTCTGATCTGCTAAATTGTAACTAGAGTATGACTATCAGATGggcatttttaatgtatttgtctCACCGAAACCTGTTCATTAAGCAGCAAACTGAGCCAAGAGCCAGAAATCTGGAACTTCTAACTGTTGTCCTTTTTAATAAGTGCACATCCTGTTTGAATTTCCACAAATCTATCATGCCAAGGCCACTGATGTCGTTGTGTTGAATAAGAGGATGGTAAACTCCCTGATGGCAGAAACTGAAAGCTTATTTAAAGGGTTTGAAAGCTCGTAGATCAACTCTTATGTTATACAACATAATATAGTTTTAAGAATGAGAGAGCAACAGTGATCTGTATTCAGTGGAGTGGGTGAAATAATTATTTGCATCCCTGCTGATTTTGTAAGTTCGCCCACTTACAAAGAAATGACCTGTcgagttttattttgagaaaaaaaacccttaaaaatccagaaaaagcACATTagataaaagccaaaaaaaactgatttgcaaatcattgaagGAAATGAGTATTTGATCCCCTACAGCCCACTCAGAGTTCTGGCTCTCAGATCATGTGACACACAGATGACTATCGATCAGTTAATTCATCGATTGCAGACACTCCTGATCTCAGCTTCCATTCCAGCCTCTCCACCAACATGGGCAAGACCACTCGCAGGTGTTGCAAGGTTGTTATCATCACAATGAAGTTTGTTACCAATGGTGCCTGTGCTCCCTACTGCCTTCAGATCATTAACAAGCTCCTCTTCTGTAGCTTTTGGGCTGATCCCTCGCCTTTTTCATGGTCACCCTCACCACACGAGGCAAGAACTTTCCTCATGGGTATTTCTTTCCTTTCCGAATATTGACACCAGTAGTTGTCACCTTCTCACCGAGTTTCCTGCTGACGGTCCTGTAGCCCGTACCAGTCTCGTGCAGGTCTACGATCTGGCCCCTGACGTCGTTTTGCAGCTCTTTGGTGTCATCCATGGTGGTGGAGAGGTTGGAATGGAAGACACTGATTCTGTGGACAGGTGTGCTTTACGTGCGTAAAAAGGTGGAGATCAGGAGTGTCTGTTATAGATTATTTCATTGATTGATAGTCATATGCATACATAACCACTCTGCAGGAGCCAGAAATTTGACTGGATTGTAAGGTTGTACTCCCcttaatgatttgcaaatcaatttttaactttatgtaatgtgttcttgtttcttttctggaTGTTGATAGTTTGTTTATCTCAGATAAAATGAAACTaccataaaaaaaattgagaattAAACAATTAGCAGGggattaaataattatttcccCCGCTGTACATAGCTGTGTTATGGTTGTTCTTGTTTGGTTGTGTGTGATTGTTGGTGCATGTAAGTCTTTACGGTATGAGTAAGTTTCcatggtctgttttttttctctaaaaaattTAATAATGCACATTGAAAACGTTCCACAAATATAGATATAATCAGAGTCCATCTTGTACTTGTTTTCTATAAGTGATGGGTCTTCAAGACGCTTGAGTGGCTGCAGTTTAGGTTTCACTTTTGGCTTTGGCTCGGTTTGGTTTCTTTAGTCAGAAATTCTGcagctcttgtttttatttatttattcaatttttttaggCTGCTTGTtcaaggctgttttttttttaacagtcatTGATTTAACAACACTTAAACGTCATACTGTTAAGAGAATATGATCTGTAAACGGAATTTAGCTGCTCTGAAAGGAAACTGAAGGAGCGTTATCTTAagattaatattattttaagatGAACTGAGTTCAGCACTTTAAAGTCCAGGCGCTTAAGAATAGTTTTTCCATCCTGTATCTGATCATTGCCTTGGATGGTCGTGTATCAACCAGATCATTCAGACTGAAATATGGACGTACACTTACAAAACCTTACCTTGCATATGATGGGGAATCTATGAAATATTCTTGCcaactacaaaaaaaggaacCCTTTTCTGTAGATGTGGATGGCTTTACAGCAAATAAGACGTTGATCTTGGTGGAGAATGAAGCCTGATGGCAGAAAGTCAGTCAGTCTACTCAGTGAAATGTGTTAGAAGACGCGCGTTCATCGTTTTCTCTTTTCAAATGGGGTCATAAAATCGTCAGATCCACGTTCGCTGTCCAGCTGATGGAATATGTGCTGAAGATGTAGTGTTTTGGCTTCACGAGCAGAACTGAAGCTTTCTTAACTCAGGATTCTGTTTAGGTAACAACCCACACCTCTGCAGCATGTTCCGAACCTCTGAGGGGAGAACCTTCCTATTTGCACTACAGATGCTTTCGACGAATGAAAGTTGTCTtccatgtatttttatttttttttggtactaAGCTATTATGTTGGTGtaaatttaatatatatttaatatgtCTGCTCTGTATAAATCTACACGAGAGGTTGTAGAGTGCATGACTTAAGACTACGACTGACTTCGGAGTTCATTGTTGAGACTTTGCGTGCATTAATCAGCAAGTGAAAACGTGTTTGATAAAATATCAGAAAGAATGTTGCTGTCACTATTTAACaagctttatttttacagtgttgACTACCATGTAGTGTACCACAACTGTGTGCTCAAACGGTAAAACAAAGAATACTACaactggtgttttctttttgagtttcagTGAACACAAGCCATGTTGCACAATAAAACATGCTGTATTTTTGCTACAGCAACAACTGATGGACAAATCTCGATGTGTTGTAGTCTCATGTGGCATGTTGTTAATGTGGTTTAATCTAGTGGTTCCTAAAGTTGGGGTTGAGAAAccactgtgggtcatgaaactAGATAATCTCCATTTTTACCATAAATCCTACAAGAAATAACAGTATTCATAAAGTAATACAACATGGTATTGTAGTTGTTAATactgtttgttgtcattttgttctttaatatGGTTATTAGCAAGGTTAGTATATTTAAACTGGGCAAGCAATACATAAAACAGCTCAGTACTTCCCTCAT from Kryptolebias marmoratus isolate JLee-2015 linkage group LG17, ASM164957v2, whole genome shotgun sequence includes these protein-coding regions:
- the tepsin gene encoding AP-4 complex accessory subunit tepsin isoform X2; its protein translation is MATFMERLAFLQKVPALMKATADDETPCPGYLFQEIGKICHESSGYGQCLLEYLLERLQVESCHVKLKVLKIFVHLCDHGSKHFLTELRRNSTFIQQASIYSGPPDPIHGTALYQKVRNTAQEVARLLFTDAVLTNSRIPPHSITPPTMGMGSTSSHSPGLQGFGYSSGKQGTGSDSLLDKIQKAAEVVASAVLPPTEHQGIRLHDNHYRAVVAPSAPIEVAVPACAYNLPARRSKASQRCPGQVGGGWEETDSNNSSSHNSSQEIATNSRASVGSKSAGTRSQSGASRESNGDLSERTEALQLGDCGQETTLINKLTEGSRVFLTREESQQFLKECFILNCEVVMELLSNKLQDPSYTVKMRALSAVSCFMTSDLLSLEQIFGATQRRLRQLSEGPPGPVANKATKILRQFEALMGGSQHAARQDTVNSSQQATTNQPYTSDNSKLFQSEPISADVIQTSNQPSSPDLDQAWRCSTEMINAPEEEKLTVTQQESVDNPVELVRTADVKSPSSYPEVIRDGSSPLSPDAESVPSSLSRLSLFRGMELVTKGRMLCERDTPHTEFEETEDSLGVTETVQNSNSSVTSVNTSEEVTSGCNPVGSDKTQPASAFSFLNF
- the tepsin gene encoding AP-4 complex accessory subunit tepsin isoform X1 is translated as MATFMERLAFLQKVPALMKATADDETPCPGYLFQEIGKICHESSGYGQCLLEYLLERLQVESCHVKLKVLKIFVHLCDHGSKHFLTELRRNSTFIQQASIYSGPPDPIHGTALYQKVRNTAQEVARLLFTDAVLTNSRIPPHSITPPTMGMGSTSSHSPGLQGFGYSSGKQGTAGSDSLLDKIQKAAEVVASAVLPPTEHQGIRLHDNHYRAVVAPSAPIEVAVPACAYNLPARRSKASQRCPGQVGGGWEETDSNNSSSHNSSQEIATNSRASVGSKSAGTRSQSGASRESNGDLSERTEALQLGDCGQETTLINKLTEGSRVFLTREESQQFLKECFILNCEVVMELLSNKLQDPSYTVKMRALSAVSCFMTSDLLSLEQIFGATQRRLRQLSEGPPGPVANKATKILRQFEALMGGSQHAARQDTVNSSQQATTNQPYTSDNSKLFQSEPISADVIQTSNQPSSPDLDQAWRCSTEMINAPEEEKLTVTQQESVDNPVELVRTADVKSPSSYPEVIRDGSSPLSPDAESVPSSLSRLSLFRGMELVTKGRMLCERDTPHTEFEETEDSLGVTETVQNSNSSVTSVNTSEEVTSGCNPVGSDKTQPASAFSFLNF